The window TTCCGCCGCGGGAGAAGCGCATCCTGCTGCTGCGCTTCTTCGGCAACATGACGCAGTCGCAGATCGCCCAGGAGCTGGGGATCTCGCAGATGCACGTGTCCCGTCTGCTGGCCCGCACCCTGGCGCAGCTGCGCCAGGCGCTGACCACCGACGACTGACACCCGAGCGGTCGCCGCGGGCGGCCGCGGCGCTACTTCCCCCGCTCGTCGGGGAAGAGCGCCGCGGTCGTCGGCGGCGAGAGCACGGCGGCGGAGGCGCACACCGCCACGGCCGCGAGCACCGCGGCGAACGCGTACTGCTCGCTGGTGAACATGTAGTAGGCCACCACGGCCAGGAAGAGCTGGGTGACGAACACCGGCGTGCGCGCCCAGTCCCGCAGCTGCCAGAGCCCGCGTGCGACGAAGACCAGCAGCGCGCCCACGCCCAGCCCCAGGGCGGTCAGGGGGATCGCGCTGGTCAGGTCGCTGGCCCGACCGGTGATCGCGGTGAAGAGGCTGTAGACCCCGCTGGCCGCGGCGGCCAGCCCGATCAGGGCCTCCAGGGCGGCGGCGATGACGATGGTGACGGGACGCGAAGACACCTGACGAGCCTATACGCGCTCCGGGGGTCCCTCCCCCCGGCCCCGGCTTCGCGCACACGGCGCCCGCACCGTGGTCCGCGACGACGTGCCGCCCGGCGCCGCCCCGGCTTCGCACACGAGGCGCCCCCGGCAGGAGGAGCGCCGCGCGCGGCGTCCCCTGAGGGTGGCGGCCGCACCGGCGCGGAGCGCCCCCGGCGGGCGACGGGCGGGCCGAAGCGGAGCGGAGCCCCCGGGAGATACGCCCTAGACTGGCGTGGTGCGCGCCCTTCTCATCATGAACCCCCAGGCCACCACGACCACGTCACGCACGCGTGAGGTGATCATGGGCGCCCTGGCGTCGGAGCTGGACGTCACCGTGTCCGAGACCGAGTACCGCGACCACGCGGGCGAGCTGGCCCGCGAGGCGGCCGGGAACGGATACGAGCTGGTGCTGAGCCTGGGCGGCGACGGCACCGTCAACGAGGTGGTCAACGGCCTCCTGACCACCCCCGAGGGGCTCAGGCGCCCCCGCTACGCGGTGATCCCCGGCGGCAGCGCCAACGTCTTCATCCGCGCCCTGGGCGTGCCCGGCGACCCGGTGGAGGCCACCGGCGTCGTACTGGAGGCGGTCCGCGAGGGCCGCGAGCGCGAGATCAACCTCGGCCGGATCACCAGCGACCAGGACGACCGCTACTTCACTTTCTGTGCTGGTTTCGGCTGGGACGCCGACGTGGTCCAGCAGGTGGAGAACGAGCGCGCCAACGGGCGCAGGGCCACTCCCGCGCTGTACGCGGAAGTGGCGGTAAAGCTGTTCTTCCAGGGGGATATCCGCGATCCGTCACTAAGCGTGGTCAGCCACGGAAGGTCCCTTGTGGGGGCGTATTTCGCGCTCGTCACCAACACCACGCCCTGGACCTACGCGGGGGCGCTGCCGCTTCAGCCGACCCCGTCCTCGCGTTTCGATCTGGGCCTGGACGCTTTCGCGCTGACCCACTCCTCGCACGCGCTCACGGGGTGGATCCTTTCCCAAATGTTCTTCCCCAAAGGCCTTCCCGCACGTGGGGACGGCTACGTGACGTGGCATGACCAGGACTCTCTCCAGATCACGTCATCCCACCCCCGGGCCTTCCAAATCGACGGCGAATACCTGGGAGACCGCGAACAGGTCAACTTCCACTCTGTACCGAAGGCATTACGAATCGTCTGTTAATTGCGCCGAAAGACGCCATTCCGAGCCACTGTGACGCACCCGACACGCCGAACAGGACCTTTGGCCTCGGCAGCTCTTGCATGGGCCGAACGATCCTGTCACGCTCAAGTTATCGCCGCGAGTTACAGGCGAGTTAATTGGGGCGCTTCCCACATGGCCGTGGGATGAAACCTGGACGGCCCTCGGCCCGAACACCCCTTCCGATGGAACCCATCCATCGGGCGCCCTTCGCCCGTTACGGACGCGCACAAGATCGTGAAAAGCTTCACAAGCCCCCGATCGCCTCACCGTGAGGAGTGGACCGCATGGACTGGCGCCATGACGCAGCCTGCCGTGACGAAGACCCCGAACTCTTCTTCCCCATCGGGAACTTCGGCCCCGCACTGATCCAGATCGAAGAGGCCAAGGCGGTCTGCAACCGCTGCCCGGTCAGCTCCGCCTGTCTGCGCTGGGCCCTGGAGAGCGGCCAGGACGGCGGCGTCTGGGGCGGCACCAGCGAGGACGAGCGCCGCGCGCTCAAGAAGCGCCGCGGCAGCGCCTACCGCACCATGGTCCGCAGCTGAGGCCCCGCACACGGTAGGTCCCCGGAAGACCCCGAGGAGCTCCGGAAGGCCCCCAGGAGTCCCCGCGCGGCGCGGCGGGGACGGCGCCCGGGGCCGTCGCGGGCCGGTGCTTCCGCCGGCCCCCCGGAGCGGGCCCGCGCGTGGTCCGCGCGAGCCCCGTCTCAGGGCAGCTCCCCCTCCTCGTGCTCCAGCGGCAGGCTGATCGCCACCTCGGTCCCGCCGCTCTCCTTGGGCTTGATCGCCAGGGTTCCCCCCAGCTCGCCCACGATGAGGGTCCGCACGATCTGCAGGCCCAGGCTCGTGGTGCCCTCCAGGTCGAAGTCCTCGGGCAGCCCCCCGCCGTCGTCGGAGACGGCCAGCTCCAGGCTGCTCGGCCCCGGGTAGCCCGGCTGCGCGTCGAACCGGCGCACCCGCACCTCGATCCGCCCCGGCCCCTGCCCCAGGCCGTGCTCCACGGCGTTCTGCACCAGCTCGGCCAGGACCATCGACAGCGGTGTCGCCACCAGCGCGTTCAGCAGGCCGAAACCGCCGATCCGGCGCGGCACCACCGCGGTGCCCGTGGAGGAGACCTCCGCCGCCATCTGGATCACCCGGTCGGCGATGTCGTCGAAGTCCACCACCTCGTCGGGGGTGTGCGAGAGCATCTCGTGCACGATCGCGATGGACCCGACCCGGCCCACCGCCTCGTCCAGCGCCGCCCGCGCCTCGGGCACGTCCAGGCGCCGCGCCTGGAGGCGCAGCAGGGCGGCGACCGTCTGGAGGTTGTTCTTCACCCGGTGGTGGATCTCCCGGATGGTGGCGTCCTTGGTCATCAGCTCGCGCTCGCGGCGGCGCAGCTCGGTGACGTCGCGCACCATCACCAGGGCGCCGATGCGCACCCCGTCGATGACCAGGGGGATGGAGCGCAGCTGCACGGTGACCCCGCGCGCGTCCACCTCGGCCTCCTGCGGCGCCCGGCCGCTCGCCGTGTAGGTCAGCGCCTCGTCGCGCGCCTCGCCCGGGGCCGCCAGCTCCAGCGTGGTGCGGTCCAGGCGCGCCCCCACCAGGTCGGCGGTCAGGCCGAGCCTGCGGTAGGCCGACAGGGCGTTGGGGCTGGCGTAGACCACCTCGCCGTTCTGGTCCAGGCGCAGCAGCCCGTCGCCGACCCTGGGCGAGCGCACCATCAGGGGCCCCTGGTCGCTGAACGGGAACGCGCCCTCGGCGATCATCTGGGCCAGGTCGCCCGCACTCTGCAGGTAGGTCAGCTCCAGGCGGCTGGGCGTGCGCGCCGAGCTGAGGTTGGTGCTGCGCTGGATGACCCCGATGAGGTTGCCCTGGCGGCGCACCGGAATGGTCTCCTCGCGCACCGGGACGCCGCCCGACCAGTCCGGGTCGCCGTCGCGGCAGATGCGCCCCTCCTCCCAGGCGCGGTCGATCAGGGCCCTGCGCCCGATCACGCGCGGCGCCGAACGGGACGTGACATCGGTCATGTCGTCGCGCAGGACGGTCTCGACCAGGTCGTCCTGGAAGGCGGTGGGCCCGGTGGTGGGACGCATCTGGGCGATGGCCACCCAGCCGTCGTCCTCGCGCAGACGCACCCACAGCACGAGATCGGCGAAGGACAGGTCCGCCAGGAGCTGCCAGTCCGAGACCAGGGAGTGGAACCACTCCAGGTCGGCCTGCTTGAGTGACGTGTGTCGCCAGATGAGATCACTGAGGTGAGGCACTCACAAATCATCCCATGAAGGCGTGCATACTCAAGAGGTACGCACTCGACCAGTGGTCCACACCAATCGGCGGCTGCCACCCCCGCCGTGCCGACCACACCGGGAGGGTTGTGCGGCAAGCGCGGGACTCGGCGAAGGAGACTGATGACTGGTCAGCGCACACTGGACGGCAACCCCCGGGTGCCGAAGTACTACCAGGTGAAGAAGCAGCTCCTGGAACTGATCGAGGCGATGCCCGCGGGCAACCCGGTCCCCCCGGAGCGCGCCCTGGCGACCCAGTTCGGCACCTCGCGGACCACCGTGCGCCAGGCGCTCACCGAGATGGTGGTCGAGGGCCGTCTGCTGCGCATCCAGGGCAAGGGCACCTTCGTGGCCAAGCCGAAGGTGGCACAGGTCCTGCAACTGACCAGCTACACCCAGGAGATGCGCGCGCACGGCCTGCACCCCGCCACGCGCATCCTGGACGTGAGCTACATCAACGCCGACGACCAGCTCGCCGAGCTGCTGGCCATCCGCTCCGGCGGGCGCGTGCTGCGCATCGAGCGGCTGCGGCTGGCCAACGGCGAGCCGATGGCCGTGGAGACGGCCCACCTGGCCGCGCGGCGCTTTCCGGGCCTGCGTCGGCAGCTGGACCGCTACGCGTCGCTCTACGAGGCTCTGGCGAGCGCGTACGACGTCTCCCTGGCCGAGGCGGAGGCCTCGATCGAGACCGTTCTGGCCACGCCCAACGAGGCGCGGCTGCTGGGCGTGGACGTGGGCCTGCCGCTGGTGCTGCACTGCCAGCACAGCTTCGACGGCGACGGGCACCCGGTGGAGTGGGTGCGCTCGCTCTACCGGGGCGACCGGTACAAGTTCGT is drawn from Nocardiopsis dassonvillei subsp. dassonvillei DSM 43111 and contains these coding sequences:
- a CDS encoding diacylglycerol/lipid kinase family protein codes for the protein MRALLIMNPQATTTTSRTREVIMGALASELDVTVSETEYRDHAGELAREAAGNGYELVLSLGGDGTVNEVVNGLLTTPEGLRRPRYAVIPGGSANVFIRALGVPGDPVEATGVVLEAVREGREREINLGRITSDQDDRYFTFCAGFGWDADVVQQVENERANGRRATPALYAEVAVKLFFQGDIRDPSLSVVSHGRSLVGAYFALVTNTTPWTYAGALPLQPTPSSRFDLGLDAFALTHSSHALTGWILSQMFFPKGLPARGDGYVTWHDQDSLQITSSHPRAFQIDGEYLGDREQVNFHSVPKALRIVC
- a CDS encoding GntR family transcriptional regulator, whose protein sequence is MTGQRTLDGNPRVPKYYQVKKQLLELIEAMPAGNPVPPERALATQFGTSRTTVRQALTEMVVEGRLLRIQGKGTFVAKPKVAQVLQLTSYTQEMRAHGLHPATRILDVSYINADDQLAELLAIRSGGRVLRIERLRLANGEPMAVETAHLAARRFPGLRRQLDRYASLYEALASAYDVSLAEAEASIETVLATPNEARLLGVDVGLPLVLHCQHSFDGDGHPVEWVRSLYRGDRYKFVTRLRPPRD
- a CDS encoding WhiB family transcriptional regulator, with the protein product MDWRHDAACRDEDPELFFPIGNFGPALIQIEEAKAVCNRCPVSSACLRWALESGQDGGVWGGTSEDERRALKKRRGSAYRTMVRS
- a CDS encoding sensor histidine kinase, whose product is MPHLSDLIWRHTSLKQADLEWFHSLVSDWQLLADLSFADLVLWVRLREDDGWVAIAQMRPTTGPTAFQDDLVETVLRDDMTDVTSRSAPRVIGRRALIDRAWEEGRICRDGDPDWSGGVPVREETIPVRRQGNLIGVIQRSTNLSSARTPSRLELTYLQSAGDLAQMIAEGAFPFSDQGPLMVRSPRVGDGLLRLDQNGEVVYASPNALSAYRRLGLTADLVGARLDRTTLELAAPGEARDEALTYTASGRAPQEAEVDARGVTVQLRSIPLVIDGVRIGALVMVRDVTELRRRERELMTKDATIREIHHRVKNNLQTVAALLRLQARRLDVPEARAALDEAVGRVGSIAIVHEMLSHTPDEVVDFDDIADRVIQMAAEVSSTGTAVVPRRIGGFGLLNALVATPLSMVLAELVQNAVEHGLGQGPGRIEVRVRRFDAQPGYPGPSSLELAVSDDGGGLPEDFDLEGTTSLGLQIVRTLIVGELGGTLAIKPKESGGTEVAISLPLEHEEGELP